A genomic window from Prosthecobacter debontii includes:
- a CDS encoding TIM barrel protein: MNRRSFFRSSAAVAATTGVALTQRASAVSIDKAAADPTYKIKNSGIKHTLMGWCWKPMDMLVLAQHAKDIGLVGIEGIDKKLYPEVKKLGLGISLVGSHGFAKGPCNPQFHDEVVKSLTESIDVAADVGCKKVITFTGMKFEGMDRDQAIKNCLDTWKEVLPHAEKKGITLVLEHLNSRDNTHPMKGHPGYFGDDVDFCVDLIHQIGSPNFKLLFDIYHVSIMNGDVIRRLHQHKEAIGHIHTAGNPGRCELDENQEINYPAVMKAVLDIDYHDYVAHEFIPTWDDPILALRHAAMVCDV; the protein is encoded by the coding sequence ATGAATCGCCGTTCCTTTTTTCGCTCCTCTGCCGCTGTCGCCGCCACCACTGGCGTGGCCCTGACTCAACGCGCCTCGGCGGTGTCGATCGATAAAGCGGCGGCGGACCCGACCTACAAGATCAAGAACAGCGGCATCAAACACACGCTCATGGGCTGGTGCTGGAAGCCGATGGATATGCTGGTGCTGGCCCAGCATGCCAAAGACATCGGCCTCGTCGGCATCGAGGGCATCGATAAGAAGTTGTATCCCGAGGTGAAGAAGCTGGGCCTCGGCATCAGCTTGGTGGGGTCTCACGGTTTTGCCAAAGGCCCGTGCAATCCCCAGTTCCATGATGAAGTCGTGAAAAGCCTCACCGAGAGCATTGATGTGGCGGCCGATGTCGGCTGTAAAAAGGTCATTACCTTCACGGGGATGAAGTTCGAGGGCATGGACCGGGACCAGGCCATCAAGAACTGCCTGGATACCTGGAAAGAGGTCCTGCCCCACGCCGAGAAAAAGGGCATCACCCTCGTCCTGGAGCATCTGAATAGCCGCGATAACACGCACCCGATGAAGGGGCACCCCGGCTACTTCGGCGATGACGTGGATTTCTGCGTGGACCTGATCCACCAGATCGGCAGCCCGAACTTCAAGCTGCTGTTCGACATCTACCACGTCAGCATCATGAATGGCGATGTGATCCGCCGCCTGCATCAGCATAAGGAGGCCATCGGCCACATCCACACCGCTGGCAATCCGGGCCGCTGTGAACTGGATGAAAACCAGGAGATCAATTACCCCGCCGTGATGAAGGCCGTGCTGGACATCGACTATCACGACTACGTGGCGCATGAATTCATCCCGACCTGGGATGACCCCATCCTGGCCCTGCGCCACGCGGCCATGGTGTGTGATGTGTGA
- a CDS encoding sterol desaturase family protein: MSPSLKNTFIGLLLLSVLFLVIERVLGRARGPLIRRGWWTDVSYFFFTPFVTKVLSKLGILLPAALLVWCGVASVEDFRQQSYSGFGPVSRLPLWVQGLMIYPLADLLAYWSHRLFHRGRWWPFHAVHHSSEDLDWLSSVRVHPVNDLVNKFIQVTPLLLLGFNPWVTLSTAPFFTLYAIFLHARVDWGFGPLRYVIATPLFHRWHHSRQREAWDKNFAGLFPFWDWLFGTLYLPHGKVPEDFGITEPFPNHLPGQLWEPVRRLMQPQGREESSEAGVSPHSELAKR; the protein is encoded by the coding sequence ATGTCACCTTCACTGAAAAACACTTTCATCGGTCTGCTGCTGCTCTCGGTTTTGTTTCTCGTCATCGAGCGTGTCCTGGGACGAGCCCGGGGCCCGCTGATCCGGCGCGGCTGGTGGACGGATGTCAGTTACTTCTTCTTCACTCCCTTCGTGACCAAGGTGCTGTCCAAGCTGGGCATCCTGCTGCCTGCGGCGCTGCTCGTCTGGTGTGGGGTGGCGAGCGTGGAGGATTTCCGCCAGCAATCGTATTCGGGATTTGGGCCGGTTTCACGACTGCCCTTGTGGGTGCAGGGGCTGATGATTTACCCTCTGGCGGATCTTTTAGCCTACTGGAGCCATCGGCTGTTTCATCGCGGTCGCTGGTGGCCCTTCCATGCGGTGCATCATAGCTCGGAGGATCTGGATTGGCTGAGCAGTGTGCGGGTGCATCCGGTGAATGATCTGGTGAATAAGTTCATCCAGGTCACGCCCCTGCTCCTGCTGGGTTTCAATCCGTGGGTGACTCTCTCCACCGCGCCGTTCTTCACCCTTTACGCCATCTTTCTGCATGCCCGGGTGGATTGGGGCTTTGGGCCGCTGCGCTATGTCATCGCCACACCGTTATTTCATCGCTGGCATCACAGCCGTCAGCGCGAGGCGTGGGATAAGAACTTCGCGGGTTTGTTCCCGTTCTGGGATTGGTTGTTTGGCACGCTTTACTTGCCCCACGGAAAAGTGCCGGAGGATTTCGGCATCACCGAGCCGTTTCCGAATCATCTGCCAGGGCAGCTCTGGGAACCGGTGCGTCGTTTGATGCAGCCCCAGGGCAGGGAAGAAAGTTCGGAGGCTGGAGTTTCCCCTCATTCCGAACTTGCAAAGCGGTGA
- a CDS encoding MFS transporter encodes MPLNARLFIWFRLLFNCRFYYPIFTVLFLDLGLSIGEFAALNVVWALTIVLLEVPSGALADQIGRRALVVASGWLMVAEMAVLCLMPVGNHDVVLWLFVVNRVLSGAAEAAASGADEALTYDSLPPDERPTLWPRIMAKLSRASAIGFIITSISGGLLYDHGKVSAALTWLGFAAPDRAWTMKIPLVLNFIAGVVCLLVTLRMTEPPSETPAPRQGWWPEAKQAFLRIWETGGWIWKSQAAFTLILLGVVFDSIIRLFLTVTSNFYRLVGVTEAWYGVIGTVSSLLALASSGLMERMTTQGSLRGNFIWLTLATFAGLCFAAYPQPGFVGVALVVPLMLSMRFLQFFLSFYLNEIVDSTRRATALSFRGLTINLAYGLMTLLFGWHTQWYQHRLDLPAEDIRAFAASLTWWPWWFLGTLAAALLWIRLRRKAAV; translated from the coding sequence ATGCCTCTCAATGCCCGTCTTTTCATTTGGTTCCGGCTGCTCTTCAACTGCCGCTTCTACTACCCCATCTTCACCGTCCTGTTTCTGGACTTGGGGTTGAGCATCGGGGAGTTCGCCGCGCTGAATGTCGTGTGGGCGCTGACCATCGTGCTGCTGGAGGTGCCTTCGGGGGCCTTGGCAGATCAGATCGGACGCCGGGCCCTGGTGGTCGCATCAGGCTGGCTGATGGTGGCAGAGATGGCGGTGCTGTGCCTCATGCCGGTGGGGAATCATGATGTGGTGCTCTGGCTCTTTGTGGTGAACCGGGTCCTCAGTGGCGCGGCGGAGGCGGCGGCGAGCGGGGCGGATGAAGCCTTGACCTATGATTCCCTGCCCCCCGATGAACGCCCCACGCTGTGGCCGCGCATCATGGCGAAGCTGAGCCGTGCCTCGGCCATCGGGTTCATCATCACCTCCATCAGCGGTGGTCTGCTGTATGATCATGGCAAGGTCAGCGCGGCCCTGACTTGGCTTGGGTTTGCCGCTCCCGACCGGGCCTGGACGATGAAAATCCCCCTGGTGCTGAATTTCATCGCCGGGGTGGTTTGCCTCCTAGTCACCCTGCGGATGACGGAACCTCCATCGGAAACACCCGCCCCGCGCCAAGGCTGGTGGCCGGAGGCGAAGCAGGCCTTCCTACGCATCTGGGAAACCGGTGGCTGGATCTGGAAAAGCCAGGCCGCCTTCACCCTGATCCTCCTGGGTGTGGTCTTCGACAGCATCATTCGCCTGTTCCTGACCGTCACCAGTAACTTCTATCGTCTCGTGGGCGTCACCGAGGCTTGGTATGGGGTGATCGGCACGGTTTCCTCCCTGCTGGCGCTGGCCAGCTCAGGACTCATGGAGCGGATGACGACCCAGGGCAGCCTGCGGGGAAACTTCATCTGGCTGACCCTGGCCACCTTTGCGGGGCTGTGCTTCGCCGCCTATCCGCAGCCCGGCTTTGTGGGCGTGGCGCTGGTGGTGCCGCTGATGCTGAGCATGCGTTTCCTCCAGTTTTTCCTCTCCTTTTACCTCAATGAGATCGTGGACTCCACGCGCCGCGCCACCGCCCTGAGCTTTCGCGGCCTGACCATCAATCTGGCCTATGGCCTGATGACCCTGCTGTTTGGCTGGCACACCCAGTGGTATCAGCATCGCCTGGACCTGCCTGCCGAGGATATCCGCGCTTTTGCCGCCAGCCTGACGTGGTGGCCCTGGTGGTTTCTCGGCACCTTGGCCGCCGCGCTGCTCTGGATTCGTCTGCGTCGGAAAGCGGCTGTTTGA
- the dnaG gene encoding DNA primase: protein MARIPEETLQQVLAATDIVDLIGRSVKLRRAGTNWVGLCPFHNEKSPSFNVRPSTNSYHCFGCGAGGNAFRFIMEHDGLTFTEAVKRLADSAGIRIEEEVWDANAEAIAKQRSALIRVHKEIAEWYHQLLMKHPMADAARQYLKSRGITAEVAKRWQLGFAPAQTQPLREWAAQHKFGARVLTDAGILATRDDGSAPYPRFRNRLMFPIRNENGEVIAFSGRVLEADAKTAKYLNSPETLLFNKSKVLFGFDKSRRAISKAGQAVVCEGQIDTLMVFEAGVQNVVAGQGTAFTEYHAKALKRLADEVVLCYDSDNAGYKAAERAFQALVPYGLIVKVASLPQGEDPDSYIRKQGVEAFTQLIHEAKDFVDYQLASVGARKDLTDMRERIKFAEEMAENVKLFDTPLAQETTIQRVATKLGIAEDIMRKLVKRAQKGSTPKAKEAKNEAKPGESLLAAQNPIALTLCRLCIAEPEVLQWIRANGDPSILQDISGTDLLSRLWLADYDPFNQEAFNSFLFTLPRDEEAALTQVLHMAPPPGQIEEARQALNILSITRLHQHKQRLQTQLKQPGLTPDEASEIQREIIELHQELTEAQKAVGNSMKTG, encoded by the coding sequence ATGGCCCGTATCCCGGAAGAAACCCTTCAACAAGTGCTCGCGGCCACGGACATCGTGGACCTGATCGGGCGCTCGGTGAAGCTGCGCCGTGCCGGGACGAACTGGGTGGGCCTCTGCCCCTTCCACAATGAGAAGTCGCCCTCGTTCAATGTGCGCCCCTCCACCAACAGCTATCACTGCTTTGGCTGCGGCGCAGGAGGCAATGCCTTCCGCTTCATCATGGAGCATGACGGGCTGACCTTTACCGAAGCGGTGAAACGCCTCGCCGATAGCGCCGGTATCCGCATCGAGGAGGAAGTGTGGGATGCCAATGCCGAGGCCATCGCCAAGCAGCGCTCCGCCCTCATTCGCGTGCATAAAGAAATCGCCGAATGGTATCACCAGTTGCTGATGAAGCACCCGATGGCCGATGCCGCGCGTCAGTATCTGAAAAGCCGTGGCATCACGGCCGAGGTGGCCAAGCGCTGGCAGCTCGGTTTTGCCCCTGCGCAAACCCAGCCACTGCGGGAATGGGCGGCCCAGCACAAGTTCGGGGCCCGTGTCCTCACCGATGCTGGCATCCTCGCCACCCGCGATGACGGCAGCGCCCCGTATCCGCGCTTCCGCAACCGGCTGATGTTTCCCATCCGCAATGAAAACGGTGAGGTCATCGCCTTCAGTGGCCGAGTGCTGGAAGCCGATGCGAAGACGGCCAAATACCTCAACTCTCCCGAGACCCTGTTATTCAATAAGAGCAAGGTTCTCTTTGGCTTCGACAAATCCCGCCGCGCGATTTCTAAAGCGGGGCAAGCCGTCGTCTGTGAAGGCCAGATCGATACCCTCATGGTCTTCGAAGCCGGAGTGCAAAACGTCGTCGCCGGGCAAGGCACTGCCTTCACCGAATACCACGCCAAAGCCCTCAAGCGCCTCGCGGATGAAGTCGTGCTCTGCTACGACTCCGACAACGCTGGTTATAAAGCCGCCGAACGTGCTTTCCAGGCCCTGGTGCCCTATGGATTGATCGTCAAAGTCGCCTCGCTTCCCCAGGGGGAAGACCCCGACTCCTACATCCGCAAACAAGGCGTCGAGGCATTCACTCAGCTCATTCATGAAGCCAAGGACTTCGTGGATTATCAGCTCGCCAGCGTCGGAGCCCGCAAGGACCTGACGGACATGCGTGAACGCATCAAATTTGCCGAAGAGATGGCAGAGAACGTCAAACTCTTCGACACGCCCCTGGCTCAAGAAACCACCATTCAACGCGTAGCAACCAAACTGGGCATCGCGGAAGACATCATGCGCAAGCTGGTGAAGCGGGCACAGAAAGGGAGCACGCCCAAAGCGAAGGAAGCGAAGAATGAAGCCAAGCCTGGAGAAAGCCTGCTGGCCGCGCAAAACCCCATCGCGCTAACCTTGTGCCGACTCTGCATCGCCGAACCGGAAGTTCTCCAATGGATTCGGGCCAATGGCGACCCCAGCATTCTTCAGGATATCTCGGGCACCGACCTTTTATCACGCCTTTGGTTAGCCGATTACGACCCCTTCAATCAGGAAGCCTTCAACAGCTTCCTCTTCACGCTACCCCGGGATGAGGAAGCCGCACTTACTCAGGTGCTGCACATGGCTCCGCCACCCGGCCAGATCGAAGAGGCGCGACAAGCTTTGAACATCCTTTCCATCACACGCCTGCATCAGCATAAACAGCGCCTGCAAACCCAGCTCAAACAACCCGGCCTCACGCCGGATGAAGCGTCCGAAATCCAACGCGAGATCATCGAGCTGCATCAAGAACTGACGGAAGCGCAGAAAGCCGTCGGCAATTCCATGAAGACAGGGTAA